A portion of the Lolium rigidum isolate FL_2022 chromosome 1, APGP_CSIRO_Lrig_0.1, whole genome shotgun sequence genome contains these proteins:
- the LOC124662662 gene encoding cell number regulator 2-like: protein MDAAEGKPTPAAAPSHPQGPPQVNPWSTGLFDCTQDPASCWLTCLCPCITFGQLAEIVDRGSTSSGASGALYMGIGILTGWEFQWIYSCFYRTKMRAQYGLQETPFPDCCVHCLCEPCAICQEYRELRNRGFVMDIGWHANMELQQQQGRGGTAATSPPAMHADGMTR, encoded by the exons ATGGACGCTGCCGAGGGGAAGCCAacaccggcggcggcgccgtcccaCCCTCAAGGGCCGCCGCAGGTGAACCCCTGGTCGACGGGGCTGTTCGACTGCACGCAGGACCCGGCGAGCTGCTGGCTGACGTGCCTGTGCCCGTGCATCACCTTCGGTCAGCTGGCGGAGATCGTGGACCGCGGGTCGACGTCCAGCGGCGCGAGCGGGGCGCTGTACATGGGGATCGGGATCCTCACGGGCTGGGAGTTCCAGTGGATCTACTCCTGCTTCTACCGCACCAAGATGCGCGCGCAGTACGGCCTCCAGGAGACCCCCTTCCCGGACTGCTGCGTCCACTGCCTCTGCGAGCCATGCGCCATCTGCCAGGAGTACCGCGAGCTCAGGAACCGAGGCTTCGTCATGGACATCG GATGGCACGCCAACATGGAGCTCCAGCAGCAGCAGGGCCGCGGCGGCACCGCTGCGACCTCGCCGCCCGCCATGCACGCAGATGGGATGACCCGCTGA